The genomic region CACGGAGGTTGCGCTGTTTCATGGCCAGAATCAGGTCAAAGGCATTGGTGTAGTTGATGGCAAATATGGCATCCGGCGGCTCTGGCAGGGCCAGCCAGGTTGTGAGGGCTGCTTCCGCGGCCTCTGGCCGGAAGTTGATGTGCGCCCGCAGTTCCGGCAGCACGGGCAGGCCGTGCTTCTGCAAAGCGCTCAGGTAGCCTGCTTCCCGCTGCTGGCTGATGAGCAGGGAGGGTGGCCCGGCCAGAATGGCAATGCGCTGGCAGCCTTGCTCAATAAGGTGCTCCGTGAGTACGAAGGCAGCGTGCCAGTCATCCAGAATTACTTTGGCGCTGTCTACCTCGTGGCTTACCCGGTCGAAGTGTACCACCGGAATACCCCGGCTGGCGGGGGCCTTCACGTGGTCGAAGTTCTCGGTTTCACGGGAGTGACAGATCAGCAAACCATCTACCCGGCTGGCTACCAATGCCTGCACGTTGCTCACCTCCGTCTGGTACGACTCCTTCGACTGGCAGATCATCACGCGGTAGCCTGCCTCGGCCGCTACTTGCTGAATGCCGCTGACGGCTGTGGCAAAAAACGGCCGCTCAATATCCGGTATCACCACGCCAATGGTGTTGGTTTCGCTGCTTTTGAGGCTCTGGGCCAAAAGGTTGGGTTGGTAATCGAGCTGGCGGGCTACCTCCAGTATAGCCTGCCGAGTGTTGGCATTTATATCAGTGTGCCCATTCATGGCCCGCGATACGGTAGAGGGGGCCACGCCTAGCACTTTGGCTACGTCGCTGATGGTGGTTTGGTGGCGCTTGCGGGCCGGGGCGGGCGGTGCCGTGGCCGCATCGGTAAAATGGTAGTTGCAGCTTTTGCAGAAGTAGCGCTGGCGTCCCCGGATAAAGCCGGCCCGCATCACAGAGTCGGCCAAGCTGCACTTCGTACACTTCATCATAGCTGAATAGTATTTTGGGGGAGGGAGGTGAGAGTAAGCGACTGATCGGGTAAGAATAGTCGTTTCATTATTCAAAGATAAACTTCAAATATTTTTTCAATAAAATAACGAAAAAAATACCTATCGGAACCGTTTTCGAAAACGTTTACGATACTTTTATTTGCTAAAAAGGTCCTTTTGCAGGCTACTGTAACGTTTGCGGAGACGATTGTATGGTTAACTTCGACAGAAATCAGCGCCTCAGGAGCGTCTGCCAATCTTTCTGACAGAAAGCCGTTATCGCTCCTAAAGTGTTAAAAAATTTGTATTATATATAGTTAGGTCATGTTGCATACGATGCGTTGGTTTGGTCCTCAAGATCCGGTTCCGTTAGCTACGCTGCGGCAGGCTGGTTGCGCTGGCGTAGTAACGGCACTGCACCAACTGCCGGTAGGAGCGGTGTGGAGCGTGGCCGATATCCGGGCCCGCCAGCAGCTGATCGAGGCCGACAACGACCAGCTAGCTCCCCTGCATTGGGCCGTGGTAGAAAGCCTACCCGTGCACGAGGACATCAAAAAAGGACGCTCTACCCGCGACCAATACATTGCCAACTACCAGGAATCGTTGCGCAATTTGGCGGCCTGCGGCATCCGTACGGTGTGCTACAACTTTATGCCCGTGCTAGACTGGTCGCGCACCAACCTGAGCTACCCTATGCCCGACGGCTCGCGGGCCTTACGCTTTGTGTGGCAGGACTTTGCCCTGTTCGACCTATACATTCTGCGCCGCCCCGGTGCCGAGTCCGACTACGAGCCTGCCGTGGCCGAAGCGGCCCGCCAGCAGTTTACGGCCATGTCGGCAGAAGAGGTACAACGTCTGACCAACGTGGTGCTGCTAGGCCTGCCCGGTTCGGAAGAGGCCTTTGAACTGCATCAGTTTCAGTCGTTGCTAGATGAGTATGCCACCATCGACGCCGCTACCCTACGCGACAACCTACACTACTTCGTGCAGGCCGTGGCGCCCGTGGCCGAGGAATTGGGCATTGGCCTGTGCATCCACCCCGACGACCCGCCCTACCCCCTGCTGGGCCTACCCCGCGTGGTAAGCACTGAGGCCGACCTGACGACCTTGCTTGCGGCCTGCGACGTGCCCGCCAACGGCATCACGTTTTGCACTGGCTCGTTGGGCGTGCGCCCCGACAACGATCTGTCCGGCATGGTGCAGCGCCTGTGCCACCGCATCCACTTTGTGCACCTGCGCTCCACCAAGCGCGAAGAAAACCCACGCAACTTCCACGAGGCCGACCACCTCACCGGCGACGTGGACATGTACGCCGTGGTGCGTGCCCTGGTAGAGGAGGAACTGCGCCGGGAAGCTGCCGGCGAAGACAAAACCGCCCTCCCCATGCGCCCCGACCACGGCCACCAGATGCTAGATGATCTGGAAAAGCGCACCTACCCTGGCTATTCTGCTATCGGCCGCCTGCGCGGCCTAGCCGAGCTGCGTGGCCTGGAGCTGGGTATCCGCCGCAGTCTGGTAGACCCTTCTACCTCCGAAAAGCCGGC from Hymenobacter aerilatus harbors:
- a CDS encoding LacI family DNA-binding transcriptional regulator; amino-acid sequence: MMKCTKCSLADSVMRAGFIRGRQRYFCKSCNYHFTDAATAPPAPARKRHQTTISDVAKVLGVAPSTVSRAMNGHTDINANTRQAILEVARQLDYQPNLLAQSLKSSETNTIGVVIPDIERPFFATAVSGIQQVAAEAGYRVMICQSKESYQTEVSNVQALVASRVDGLLICHSRETENFDHVKAPASRGIPVVHFDRVSHEVDSAKVILDDWHAAFVLTEHLIEQGCQRIAILAGPPSLLISQQREAGYLSALQKHGLPVLPELRAHINFRPEAAEAALTTWLALPEPPDAIFAINYTNAFDLILAMKQRNLRVPQDVAIVGFGDEFLAALIEPGLTTIDLHPYRIGQQAARLFLEQMQLKENFQPRTFVIAGDLVVRQSSLKSSFVE
- the uxuA gene encoding mannonate dehydratase encodes the protein MLHTMRWFGPQDPVPLATLRQAGCAGVVTALHQLPVGAVWSVADIRARQQLIEADNDQLAPLHWAVVESLPVHEDIKKGRSTRDQYIANYQESLRNLAACGIRTVCYNFMPVLDWSRTNLSYPMPDGSRALRFVWQDFALFDLYILRRPGAESDYEPAVAEAARQQFTAMSAEEVQRLTNVVLLGLPGSEEAFELHQFQSLLDEYATIDAATLRDNLHYFVQAVAPVAEELGIGLCIHPDDPPYPLLGLPRVVSTEADLTTLLAACDVPANGITFCTGSLGVRPDNDLSGMVQRLCHRIHFVHLRSTKREENPRNFHEADHLTGDVDMYAVVRALVEEELRREAAGEDKTALPMRPDHGHQMLDDLEKRTYPGYSAIGRLRGLAELRGLELGIRRSLVDPSTSEKPAVASLYADKV